One stretch of Eggerthella lenta DSM 2243 DNA includes these proteins:
- a CDS encoding ABC transporter ATP-binding protein — MSKESKGRKPGALSRCLRFAGRRKPLVFASMALAVLSAAASFVPYVAIYFMIRDAVGVYPNLAAVDVSAMTGYAGLAVAGIVVDVGCYLAALLCSHAAAFDAQYRTKLDIAAHLGRIPLGHIARLGTGRISKVMDESVGGIEQFIGHSIPDLAATAAAPVVLAALLFVFDWRFGVATLAAVAVACVVQFSGYADKRVMASMGRYQEVKEQMGNASVEYVRGMRVVKAFGQTARSFKRLSDAIKDYTGLSLDVTLFFRNSMPGFTAVLNNAYLFVLPVGILLAPGAQDWPTFVLSLVFYLLFVHSISSVFTKILYVSEDGMLAQANIDRIDSVLGIEELSCPEAPKAPKDASVSLRDVTFSYEDDAEPALRNVSLEIPAGTVCAVVGPSGSGKSTLANLVARFWDVDSGQVLVGGVDVREMGQDELMGSLSLVFQDSHLFRESVAENIRRGRPGATDDEVVEAAKAAQADAFINGLPHGYATVIGSEGVHLSGGEQQRIAIARSIISDAPIVVLDEATAFSDPENEHLIQKAFERLMAGKTVIMVAHRLSTVVGADKIVVLDGGRKVEEGTHQELLAASGTYAKMWRQYTEAVEWGIEAAPRDDTRSSEATAPHATQGVSAEEYDPAEKPGKPSSGRAPWLQRTFNLSDEGYVGLKRSAIACTLSDLALMIPFVCTVAAFAALVGTLAGEPFDAAALWSIFAVGLAGMVVVFVASRNDYKKTYVAAYTESEGTRLRLADHLRKLPMSFFNRRDTTDVADRIMGDVTAQESMLSSTLPQLIAGIVSTVVICAMLAFFDWRLACCVMVTLPLSAGVIALSRRHQSRLFERQNRVRLDALACVQDYLEGIKDMRACRAVGKDSAAMEQAMLELKRVTMRVELAVDVSVSLASAILRSGVGLTACVGAVLLASGGVDFMVLLMFLLIVSRVYGPILALVSQLPNLLNLSTKTARIKAVMDEPEARGSASADVPGHDLSFQGVRFGYGDEEVLHGVSFVAREGEVTALVGPSGSGKSTCAQLAAKFWEPDSGRVLCSGKDIAEFSEESWLAHVSIVFQDVVLFDDTVANNIRIGREGASDEEVAEAARAAHCLEFIERLPQGFDTVLGENGASLSGGERQRLSIARALLKDAPVVLLDEATASLDPENETLIQRAVGTLCAGKTVIVIAHRLRTVANADKIVVLDSGRVAEEGNHKTLLAEDGLYARLWRLQQESSSWTVPADRGDAADVPTGR; from the coding sequence ATGAGCAAGGAAAGCAAAGGAAGGAAGCCGGGGGCCCTTTCCCGCTGCCTGCGGTTCGCGGGGAGAAGAAAGCCCCTCGTGTTCGCCTCCATGGCGCTGGCGGTCCTATCCGCGGCGGCGTCCTTCGTCCCATACGTGGCGATCTACTTCATGATTAGGGATGCGGTCGGGGTCTATCCGAACCTGGCCGCCGTCGACGTTTCGGCGATGACGGGCTACGCGGGCTTGGCGGTGGCAGGCATAGTCGTTGACGTGGGGTGCTATCTTGCCGCGCTGCTGTGCTCTCACGCCGCGGCGTTCGACGCGCAGTACCGCACGAAGCTCGATATCGCCGCCCATCTCGGGAGGATCCCTCTTGGGCACATAGCGCGGCTCGGCACGGGTAGGATCTCGAAGGTCATGGACGAGAGCGTCGGCGGGATCGAGCAGTTCATCGGCCATTCCATCCCGGACCTGGCGGCCACCGCCGCCGCGCCCGTCGTTTTGGCGGCGCTGCTTTTCGTCTTCGACTGGCGCTTCGGCGTCGCCACGCTGGCGGCGGTCGCCGTCGCATGCGTCGTGCAGTTCTCCGGCTATGCCGACAAGCGCGTCATGGCGAGCATGGGGCGCTACCAGGAAGTCAAGGAGCAGATGGGCAACGCCTCCGTGGAGTACGTCCGCGGAATGCGCGTCGTGAAGGCTTTCGGCCAGACGGCGCGCTCGTTCAAGCGCCTCTCCGACGCGATAAAGGACTACACCGGCCTCTCCCTCGACGTCACGCTCTTCTTCAGGAACTCCATGCCGGGCTTCACGGCGGTCCTCAACAACGCGTACCTGTTCGTTCTGCCCGTCGGCATACTCCTCGCCCCGGGCGCGCAGGACTGGCCGACGTTCGTGCTCTCGCTCGTCTTCTACCTCCTGTTCGTGCATTCGATATCGAGCGTGTTCACGAAGATCCTCTACGTGAGCGAGGACGGGATGCTCGCCCAGGCAAACATCGACCGCATCGACTCCGTGCTCGGCATCGAAGAGCTCTCTTGTCCCGAGGCGCCGAAAGCCCCGAAGGACGCCTCGGTGTCCCTTCGGGACGTGACTTTCTCCTACGAAGACGACGCGGAGCCGGCGTTGCGCAACGTCTCGCTGGAAATCCCCGCCGGCACGGTGTGCGCGGTCGTCGGGCCGAGCGGCTCGGGCAAATCGACCCTCGCGAACCTCGTCGCCCGCTTCTGGGACGTCGATTCGGGCCAGGTTCTCGTCGGCGGCGTCGACGTCCGCGAGATGGGCCAGGATGAGCTGATGGGCAGCCTCAGCCTGGTGTTCCAGGATTCCCACCTCTTTCGCGAGAGCGTCGCGGAGAACATCAGGCGCGGCAGGCCGGGGGCGACCGACGACGAGGTGGTCGAGGCCGCGAAGGCCGCCCAGGCGGACGCGTTCATAAACGGCCTTCCCCATGGCTACGCCACGGTAATAGGCTCCGAAGGCGTGCACCTGTCCGGCGGCGAACAGCAGCGGATAGCCATCGCGCGCTCGATCATCTCGGACGCGCCCATCGTGGTGCTGGACGAGGCGACCGCGTTCTCCGATCCCGAGAACGAGCATTTGATCCAGAAGGCGTTCGAGAGGCTCATGGCCGGCAAGACCGTGATCATGGTCGCCCACAGGCTCTCCACGGTCGTCGGTGCCGACAAGATAGTCGTGCTCGACGGCGGGCGCAAAGTCGAGGAAGGCACCCATCAAGAGCTCCTCGCCGCATCGGGGACGTACGCGAAGATGTGGAGGCAGTACACGGAAGCGGTCGAATGGGGCATCGAAGCGGCCCCGCGCGACGACACCCGATCCTCCGAAGCGACCGCCCCGCATGCAACGCAGGGCGTCTCCGCCGAGGAGTACGACCCTGCGGAGAAACCCGGCAAGCCGTCGAGCGGCAGGGCGCCTTGGCTTCAGAGGACGTTCAACCTTTCCGACGAGGGCTACGTCGGCCTCAAGCGCTCGGCCATTGCTTGCACCTTGAGCGATCTGGCGCTCATGATCCCCTTCGTCTGCACGGTCGCCGCGTTCGCGGCTCTCGTGGGGACCCTTGCGGGCGAGCCGTTCGACGCCGCCGCGCTCTGGTCGATCTTCGCCGTGGGGCTTGCGGGGATGGTGGTGGTCTTCGTCGCTTCGAGAAACGACTACAAGAAAACCTACGTGGCCGCGTACACCGAGTCCGAAGGCACCCGCCTGCGCCTCGCCGACCACCTGAGGAAGCTGCCCATGAGCTTCTTCAACCGCCGGGACACGACCGACGTGGCCGACCGCATCATGGGGGACGTGACGGCGCAGGAGTCCATGCTCTCGTCGACGCTCCCGCAGCTCATCGCCGGAATCGTGTCGACCGTGGTCATCTGCGCGATGCTGGCATTCTTCGACTGGCGGCTCGCCTGCTGCGTTATGGTCACGCTTCCGCTTTCGGCAGGGGTCATCGCCTTGAGCCGCCGTCATCAGTCGCGCCTTTTCGAAAGGCAGAACCGCGTCCGCCTGGATGCGCTGGCGTGCGTGCAGGACTACCTCGAGGGCATCAAGGACATGAGGGCCTGCAGGGCGGTGGGCAAGGACTCCGCCGCCATGGAGCAGGCGATGCTCGAGCTCAAGAGGGTGACGATGCGGGTCGAGCTCGCCGTCGACGTCTCCGTCTCCCTCGCGAGCGCCATCCTCCGCTCGGGAGTCGGTTTGACCGCCTGCGTCGGGGCGGTGCTTCTCGCCTCCGGCGGCGTGGACTTCATGGTTCTGCTCATGTTCTTGCTCATCGTCTCCCGCGTCTACGGGCCCATCCTCGCCCTCGTCTCGCAGCTGCCCAACCTTCTCAACCTCTCGACGAAGACCGCCCGCATCAAGGCGGTCATGGACGAGCCCGAAGCGAGGGGGTCCGCCTCGGCGGATGTGCCCGGCCACGACCTGTCCTTCCAGGGCGTCCGGTTCGGGTACGGCGACGAAGAGGTGCTCCACGGCGTAAGCTTCGTCGCGCGCGAGGGGGAAGTCACCGCGCTCGTCGGGCCGAGCGGCTCGGGCAAGTCGACCTGCGCCCAGCTGGCGGCCAAATTCTGGGAGCCCGACAGCGGCAGGGTCCTCTGCTCTGGAAAGGACATCGCCGAGTTCTCCGAGGAATCGTGGCTCGCGCACGTCTCCATAGTCTTCCAGGACGTGGTCCTTTTCGACGACACGGTTGCGAACAATATTCGCATCGGCCGCGAAGGCGCCTCCGACGAAGAGGTGGCCGAGGCTGCAAGGGCGGCGCACTGCCTGGAGTTCATCGAGAGGCTTCCCCAGGGGTTCGACACGGTGCTGGGCGAGAACGGCGCCTCCCTCTCGGGCGGGGAGCGCCAACGCCTCTCCATTGCGAGGGCTCTCCTGAAAGACGCGCCCGTGGTGCTCCTCGACGAGGCGACCGCCTCGCTCGACCCCGAGAACGAGACGCTTATCCAGAGAGCGGTCGGAACCCTGTGCGCAGGCAAAACGGTGATCGTCATCGCCCATCGACTGAGGACCGTCGCCAATGCGGACAAGATCGTCGTCCTAGACAGCGGGCGCGTGGCGGAGGAGGGGAACCACAAGACGCTGCTCGCCGAGGACGGGCTGTACGCGAGGCTGTGGAGGCTCCAGCAGGAAAGCTCGTCGTGGACCGTTCCCGCCGACAGGGGCGATGCCGCCGATGTCCCGACGGGCAGATGA
- a CDS encoding metal-dependent transcriptional regulator, whose amino-acid sequence MGGRESSEDYLEAILVIRRLRGSCRNVDIAERMGVAKPSVTKALGNLARRGLAEVVGRDVRLTEEGGRLAEATLDKHRFFERLLVESGVDAETASAEACRMEHCLSEDSYRRFAAYLGSRRDEGDGG is encoded by the coding sequence ATGGGCGGGCGAGAATCCTCCGAGGACTACCTCGAGGCCATCCTCGTGATCCGCCGCCTGCGCGGGTCGTGCCGCAACGTGGACATCGCCGAGCGCATGGGCGTCGCCAAGCCGAGCGTCACCAAGGCGCTCGGCAACCTGGCGCGCAGGGGCCTCGCCGAGGTGGTCGGCCGCGACGTGCGGCTGACCGAGGAGGGCGGGCGCCTCGCCGAGGCCACCCTCGACAAGCACCGCTTCTTCGAGCGGCTGCTCGTCGAGTCAGGCGTGGACGCCGAGACCGCCTCGGCGGAGGCCTGCCGCATGGAGCACTGCCTGTCAGAGGACTCCTACAGACGTTTCGCGGCCTATCTCGGGAGCCGACGAGACGAGGGCGATGGCGGGTAA
- a CDS encoding ABC transporter ATP-binding protein: MTKNAVELRSVSFTYAGFDAPAVDDVSLAVAPGECIVLCGESGCGKTTATRIVNGLAGGFYEGSRTGEILVASRDIDDLEDWELSSLTGSVFQNPRTQFFNLDTTGEIAFGMENLGVPRKEMHRRVRDVVRELGIECLMGRGIFELSGGQMQSVAFASAWACKPSVYVLDEPSSNLDPPSMEKLASFISKAKSSGSAVIIAEHRLSYLASVADRYLLFEGGSVAAEWDAQRFLGLSDAERESCGLRSSEPPKLADLMQRLSRPASAFPAVEARGIYAGYERGVPVLEGITVSFDPGRVVGVVGRNGAGKSTLLKCLAGIKKEELGHVRFQGSVVPPKRRPNHAFLVMQDPDYQLFRPSVRDELASAAPSPSDVDELRLEAVLEEFGLGDVADRHPASLSGGQKQRCVCAIASESGAQALLLDEPTSGLDFRNMERLALILREEASCGKTVAVVSHDTEFLSKACDQIVLIE; encoded by the coding sequence GTGACGAAAAACGCCGTCGAGCTCAGAAGCGTCTCCTTCACCTATGCGGGGTTCGATGCCCCGGCGGTCGACGACGTGAGCCTTGCCGTCGCACCGGGCGAATGCATCGTTCTTTGCGGGGAGTCTGGCTGCGGAAAGACCACCGCGACCCGGATCGTCAACGGGCTGGCGGGAGGGTTCTACGAGGGCAGCCGGACGGGGGAGATCCTTGTAGCAAGCAGGGACATCGACGACCTGGAGGATTGGGAGCTCTCGTCTTTGACGGGCAGCGTTTTCCAGAATCCCCGCACCCAGTTCTTCAACCTCGACACGACCGGCGAGATTGCGTTTGGCATGGAGAACCTCGGCGTTCCCAGGAAGGAGATGCACAGGCGCGTGCGCGACGTCGTGCGCGAGCTCGGCATAGAGTGCCTGATGGGCAGAGGCATCTTCGAGCTCTCCGGGGGCCAGATGCAATCGGTGGCCTTCGCGAGCGCATGGGCCTGCAAGCCGAGCGTCTACGTCCTCGACGAGCCTTCGAGCAATCTGGACCCTCCCTCCATGGAGAAGCTCGCCTCCTTCATCTCGAAAGCCAAGTCGAGCGGGTCTGCCGTGATCATCGCCGAGCACAGGCTCTCCTACCTCGCGAGCGTCGCCGACCGGTACTTGCTCTTCGAAGGCGGTTCCGTCGCCGCCGAATGGGACGCGCAGCGATTCCTGGGGCTGTCCGACGCGGAGCGAGAGTCCTGCGGGCTCAGATCCTCCGAGCCGCCGAAGCTCGCCGACCTGATGCAGCGCCTTTCCCGTCCCGCCTCCGCCTTTCCCGCCGTCGAGGCGAGGGGAATCTATGCGGGGTACGAGAGGGGTGTGCCGGTCCTCGAGGGGATTACCGTCTCGTTCGACCCCGGGAGGGTCGTCGGCGTGGTCGGGCGAAACGGGGCAGGCAAGTCAACCCTGCTCAAGTGCCTGGCGGGGATCAAGAAAGAAGAGCTCGGGCATGTCCGGTTCCAAGGCTCGGTAGTCCCTCCCAAGAGAAGACCCAATCATGCGTTTCTGGTCATGCAAGACCCCGACTACCAGCTCTTTCGCCCGAGCGTGCGCGACGAGTTGGCATCCGCGGCCCCGTCTCCTTCCGACGTCGACGAACTTCGTCTCGAAGCGGTCCTGGAGGAGTTCGGCCTGGGAGATGTCGCCGACCGCCATCCCGCATCGCTCTCGGGAGGGCAGAAGCAGCGGTGCGTCTGCGCCATCGCGTCGGAATCGGGAGCGCAGGCGCTTCTCCTCGACGAGCCCACGAGCGGCCTGGACTTCCGGAACATGGAGCGCCTCGCGCTCATCTTGCGCGAAGAGGCGTCTTGCGGGAAGACGGTGGCGGTCGTCAGCCACGACACGGAGTTCCTGTCTAAGGCCTGCGACCAGATCGTGCTCATCGAGTGA
- a CDS encoding TetR/AcrR family transcriptional regulator: MTAVSNGNYQETHERILKSGLAAFLEEGFEKANLRRICKAAGVTTGAFYKHFKDKEALFSELVEPLASMIRKAYAQGEKRGFAGYDEGKPVTPEQVRAALEAKAAGTLATTAMLYSHRDIYELLVFRSYGTPYEHFLDWLVDEEDRTTLRVLELIHGAEKARTVISKESLHIVNHAFYSALSENIIHAKSVEELNATTEVISTFFNAGWEKYRTL; encoded by the coding sequence GTGACTGCAGTGAGCAACGGCAACTACCAGGAGACGCACGAGCGCATCTTGAAGAGCGGCCTTGCGGCGTTTCTGGAAGAGGGGTTCGAGAAGGCGAACCTGCGCAGGATCTGCAAGGCTGCCGGCGTGACCACCGGGGCGTTCTACAAGCATTTCAAAGACAAGGAGGCGCTCTTCTCGGAGCTGGTCGAGCCGCTGGCGAGCATGATTCGCAAAGCTTACGCCCAAGGCGAGAAGCGAGGTTTCGCCGGGTACGACGAAGGGAAGCCCGTGACCCCGGAGCAGGTGCGCGCCGCGCTCGAGGCCAAGGCGGCGGGGACGCTCGCGACCACGGCGATGCTGTACTCCCATCGCGACATCTACGAGCTCCTTGTGTTCCGCTCCTACGGCACCCCCTACGAGCACTTCCTTGACTGGCTCGTCGACGAGGAGGACAGGACCACCCTCCGCGTTCTCGAGCTGATCCACGGCGCAGAGAAGGCTCGAACCGTCATCTCGAAAGAGTCTCTCCACATCGTCAACCACGCGTTCTACAGCGCCCTTTCCGAGAATATCATCCACGCGAAGAGCGTCGAGGAGCTCAACGCGACGACCGAGGTCATTTCAACGTTCTTCAATGCGGGCTGGGAGAAATATCGCACGCTTTGA
- a CDS encoding MptD family putative ECF transporter S component, with translation MTAKAKQKESGSLSSRDLIALGVFSLLFMVVSMLVVGITSMSVVAYCGCCAIAAIPAGIVWVYMHARVPRAGTSLIMALVFAVVIFVIGSGWPVALGLAVGGAVSELARKALGYGRFAGVAVGYALFETCWAAGLFVPMFASQDYYRELMGSNSIDPAYMEALLSTVTPETFAIIAVVTFAGGIIGSLVGRAVFKKHLERAGIA, from the coding sequence ATGACAGCAAAAGCAAAACAGAAGGAAAGCGGCAGCCTCAGCTCCAGGGACCTCATAGCCCTCGGCGTCTTCTCTCTGCTGTTCATGGTGGTGAGCATGCTCGTCGTGGGAATCACCTCCATGAGCGTCGTGGCGTACTGCGGCTGCTGCGCCATCGCGGCGATACCCGCCGGGATCGTCTGGGTCTACATGCATGCGCGCGTGCCGCGCGCAGGAACCTCGCTGATCATGGCCCTCGTCTTCGCCGTGGTCATCTTCGTCATCGGGTCGGGATGGCCCGTGGCGCTCGGCCTCGCCGTCGGCGGCGCCGTCTCCGAGCTGGCGCGGAAAGCGCTCGGGTACGGGAGGTTCGCAGGCGTCGCCGTGGGGTACGCGCTTTTCGAGACCTGCTGGGCGGCGGGCCTTTTCGTTCCCATGTTCGCCTCCCAGGACTACTACCGCGAGCTGATGGGGTCCAACAGCATCGACCCGGCCTACATGGAAGCCCTTCTGTCCACGGTGACTCCCGAGACGTTCGCGATCATCGCGGTCGTGACCTTCGCGGGCGGCATCATCGGCTCGCTGGTCGGACGGGCGGTGTTCAAGAAGCACCTCGAGCGCGCGGGAATCGCCTAG